In one window of Micromonospora cathayae DNA:
- a CDS encoding lactate utilization protein B — MTRTFLGMPATAPPGVGHLRGDEPFPAAARRALSDAQLRRNLGHATATIRARSGAVIDEVPDWPQLRAAARAVKTDTMARLPELLEQLETAVTRAGGTVHWAADAVEANRIVTDLVRAAGADRVMKVKSMATQEIGLNEALAAAGIEPVETDLAELIVQLGDDRPSHILVPAIHRNRAEIREIFLRAMPGVDPTISDEPAALAAAARRHLRETFLSTRVAVSGANFAVAETGALAVVESEGNGRMCLTLPETLITVMGIEKVVPTWRDLEIFLQLLPRASTGERMNPYTSMWTGVTPGDGPQAFHLVLLDNGRSAVLADPVGRQALHCIRCSACLNVCPVYERTGGHAYGSVYPGPIGAVLSPQLTGVDDNASLPYASTLCGACYDACPVMIDIPSILVHLRGQAPHPRAEATAMAAAAYTMDHPALYAAAQRAAKLSRLAGPRGRGLPPPLSGWTASRDLPEPPAETFRQWWADR, encoded by the coding sequence ATGACCCGCACGTTCCTCGGCATGCCGGCCACCGCGCCGCCCGGCGTCGGGCACCTGCGCGGTGACGAGCCGTTCCCGGCCGCCGCCCGGCGGGCCCTCTCCGACGCCCAACTGCGCCGCAACCTCGGCCACGCCACCGCCACCATCCGCGCCAGGTCGGGGGCGGTGATCGACGAGGTGCCCGACTGGCCGCAGCTGCGCGCCGCGGCCCGGGCGGTCAAGACCGACACCATGGCCCGGCTGCCCGAGCTGCTGGAGCAGCTGGAGACGGCGGTGACCCGGGCCGGCGGGACGGTGCACTGGGCCGCCGACGCGGTCGAGGCGAACCGGATCGTCACCGACCTGGTCCGGGCCGCCGGCGCGGACCGGGTGATGAAGGTCAAGTCGATGGCCACCCAGGAGATCGGTCTCAACGAGGCCCTGGCCGCCGCCGGGATCGAACCGGTCGAGACCGACCTCGCCGAGCTGATCGTCCAGCTCGGCGACGACCGGCCGAGCCACATCCTGGTGCCGGCGATCCACCGCAACCGGGCCGAGATCCGGGAGATCTTCCTGCGGGCCATGCCGGGCGTCGACCCGACGATCAGTGACGAGCCGGCGGCGCTGGCCGCCGCCGCCCGTCGACACCTGCGGGAGACGTTCCTGAGTACCCGGGTGGCGGTGTCCGGGGCGAACTTCGCCGTCGCCGAGACCGGCGCCCTCGCCGTCGTCGAGTCCGAGGGCAACGGGCGGATGTGCCTCACCCTGCCGGAGACCCTGATCACCGTCATGGGTATCGAGAAGGTCGTCCCGACCTGGCGTGACCTGGAGATCTTCCTGCAACTGCTGCCCCGCGCGTCGACCGGGGAGCGGATGAACCCGTACACGTCGATGTGGACCGGGGTGACGCCGGGCGACGGCCCGCAGGCGTTCCACCTGGTGCTGCTGGACAACGGCCGCAGCGCGGTGCTCGCCGACCCGGTCGGCCGGCAGGCGCTGCACTGCATCCGCTGCTCGGCCTGCCTCAACGTCTGCCCGGTGTACGAGCGCACCGGCGGGCACGCGTACGGGTCCGTCTACCCGGGGCCGATCGGCGCGGTGCTCTCCCCGCAGCTGACCGGGGTGGACGACAACGCCTCCCTGCCGTACGCCTCCACGCTCTGCGGGGCCTGCTACGACGCCTGCCCGGTGATGATCGACATCCCGTCCATCCTGGTGCACCTGCGTGGCCAGGCCCCGCACCCGCGGGCCGAGGCGACGGCGATGGCCGCCGCCGCGTACACGATGGACCATCCGGCGCTGTACGCGGCCGCGCAGCGCGCCGCGAAGCTGAGCCGGCTCGCCGGCCCGCGCGGGCGCGGCCTGCCACCGCCGCTGTCCGGCTGGACGGCCAGCCGGGACCTGCCGGAGCCACCGGCGGAGACGTTCCGGCAGTGGTGGGCCGACCGGTGA
- a CDS encoding LutC/YkgG family protein, with amino-acid sequence MTARDLVLGRLRAALGEPRPTPAEVPREYRPAGAVAVDLDVLVDRLTDYRATVHRCPDGDVARVVGEVLGGRRVVVPAGLPPHWLPSGVDVVVDHDLDVAQLATVDGVVTGAAVAVAETGTIVLDAAPDQGRRIITLLPDVHVCVLRADQVVATVPDALARVARHRPLTWISGPSATSDIELDRVEGVHGPRNLHVVLTD; translated from the coding sequence GTGACCGCCCGCGACCTGGTCCTCGGCCGGCTCCGGGCCGCGCTCGGCGAGCCGCGGCCGACGCCGGCCGAGGTGCCCCGGGAGTACCGTCCCGCCGGTGCCGTCGCCGTCGACCTGGACGTACTGGTGGACCGGCTCACCGACTACCGGGCCACCGTGCACCGGTGCCCGGACGGCGACGTCGCCCGGGTCGTCGGCGAGGTGCTCGGCGGCCGGCGGGTGGTGGTGCCGGCCGGGCTGCCGCCGCACTGGCTGCCGTCCGGCGTCGACGTCGTGGTGGACCATGACCTCGACGTGGCGCAGCTCGCCACGGTCGACGGGGTGGTCACCGGGGCGGCCGTGGCCGTCGCCGAGACCGGCACCATCGTGCTCGACGCGGCCCCGGACCAGGGCCGCCGGATCATCACGCTCCTGCCCGACGTGCACGTGTGCGTGCTGCGGGCCGACCAGGTGGTGGCCACCGTGCCGGACGCCCTCGCCCGCGTCGCCCGGCACCGGCCGTTGACCTGGATCAGCGGTCCCTCCGCCACCAGCGACATCGAACTCGACCGGGTCGAGGGCGTGCACGGCCCCCGCAACCTGCACGTGGTCCTCACGGACTGA
- a CDS encoding (Fe-S)-binding protein: MRVALFVTCLADTMVPQAAVATVRLLERLGHEVVFPEDQTCCGQMHVNTGYPDDALRLVRRHVRVFAPYDVVVAPSGSCVGSVRHQHAMVARRAGDERLAVRAEDVASRTYELSEFLVDVLGVTDVGAYYPHRVTYHPTCHSLRMLRVGDRPLRLLRAVRGLDLVELPEAEQCCGFGGTFAVKNADTSTAMLADKMRNVLTTRADVCTAGDASCLMHIGGGLSRLRAGVRTVHLAEILASTEAEPAGGAVATMPGVPCRPDAPNPGGTR; the protein is encoded by the coding sequence ATGCGCGTCGCGCTGTTCGTGACCTGCCTGGCCGACACCATGGTCCCGCAGGCGGCGGTGGCGACGGTGCGGCTGCTGGAGCGCCTCGGCCACGAGGTGGTGTTCCCGGAGGACCAGACGTGCTGCGGGCAGATGCACGTCAACACCGGCTACCCGGACGACGCGCTGCGGCTGGTCCGCCGGCACGTGCGGGTCTTCGCCCCGTACGACGTGGTGGTGGCCCCGTCCGGCTCGTGCGTCGGCTCGGTACGGCACCAGCACGCCATGGTGGCCCGGCGGGCGGGTGACGAACGGTTGGCCGTCCGGGCCGAGGACGTCGCCAGCAGAACGTACGAGCTGTCCGAGTTCCTCGTCGACGTCCTCGGGGTCACCGACGTGGGCGCGTACTACCCGCACCGGGTGACGTACCACCCGACCTGCCACTCGCTGCGCATGCTGCGGGTGGGGGACCGGCCGCTGCGGCTGCTGCGCGCGGTACGCGGCCTGGACCTGGTGGAGCTGCCGGAGGCGGAGCAGTGCTGCGGCTTCGGCGGCACCTTCGCGGTGAAGAACGCCGACACCTCCACGGCGATGCTCGCCGACAAGATGCGCAACGTGCTGACCACCCGGGCCGACGTGTGCACCGCCGGTGACGCGTCCTGCCTGATGCACATCGGCGGCGGGCTGTCCCGGCTGCGGGCCGGCGTGCGGACCGTGCACCTGGCCGAGATCCTGGCCAGCACCGAGGCGGAGCCGGCCGGCGGGGCGGTCGCCACCATGCCCGGCGTACCGTGCCGCCCGGACGCACCGAACCCCGGAGGTACCCGATGA